The following are encoded in a window of Urocitellus parryii isolate mUroPar1 chromosome 7, mUroPar1.hap1, whole genome shotgun sequence genomic DNA:
- the Strada gene encoding STE20-related kinase adapter protein alpha isoform X1, with protein sequence MSFLVSKPERIRRWVSEKFIVEGLRDLELFGEQPPGDTRRKTNEASSESIASFSKQEIMSSFLPEGGCYELLTIIGKGFEDLMTVNMARYKPTGEYVTVRRINLEACSNEMVTFLQGELHVSKLFNHPNIVPYRATFIADNELWVVTSFMAYGSAKDLIGTHFMDGMNELAIAYILQGVLKALDYIHHMGYVHRSVKASHILISVDGKVYLSGLRSNLSMISHGQRQRVVHDFPKYSIKVLPWLSPEVLQQNLQGYDAKSDIYSVGITACELANGHVPFKDMPATQMLLEKLNGTVPCLLDTSTIPAEELNMSPSRSLANPGLSESLTTSNPRPSNGDSPSHPYQRTFSSHFHHFVEQCLQRNPDERPSASALLSHSFFKQIKRRASEALPELLRPVTPITNFEGSQSQDHSGIFGLVTNLEELEVDDWEF encoded by the exons ATGTCTTTTCTTGTAAGTAAACCAGAGAGAATTAGG CGGTGGGTCTCGGAAAAGTTCATTGTTGAGGGCTTAAGAGATTTGGAACTATTTGGAG AGCAGCCTCCGGGTGACACTCGGAGAAAA accAATGAGGCAAGCTCAGAGTCGATAGCATCCTTCTCTAAACAAGAGATCATGAGTAGTTTCCTGCCAGAGGGAGGATGTTATGAGCTGCTTACTATTATAG GCAAAGGATTTGAGGACCTGATGACAGTGAATATGGCAAGATACAAACCAACAGGAGAATATGTGACAGTACGAAGGATTAACCTAGAAGCTTGTTCCAATGAGATGGTGACATTTTTGCag GGGGAGCTTCATGTCTCTAAACTCTTCAACCATCCCAATATCGTGCCATATCGAGCTACCTTTATTGCAGACAATGAGCTGTGGGTTGTCACATCATTCATGGCATATG GTTCTGCAAAGGATCTCATCGGCACACACTTCATGGATGGCATGAATGAACTGGCAATTGCTTATATCCTGCAGGGGGTGCTAAAGGCCCTGGACTATATCCACCATATGGGCTATGTGCACAG GAGCGTTAAAGCCAGCCACATTCTGATCTCTGTGGACGGGAAGGTCTACTTGTCTGGTTTACGCAGCAACCTCAGCATGATCAGCCATGGGCAGCGGCAGCGTGTGGTTCATGATTTTCCCAAGTACAGTATCAAGGTCCTCCCTTGGCTCAGCCCAGAAGTCCTTCAGCAG aATCTTCAGGGTTACGATGCCAAGTCTGATATCTACAGTGTGGGAATCACTGCCTGTGAACTGGCCAATGGCCATGTCCCCTTTAAGGATATGCCTGCCACTCAG ATGCTGCTGGAGAAGCTGAATGGCACAGTACCCTGCCTGTTGGACACCAGTACCATCCCTGCTGAGGAATTGAACATGAGCCCTTCACGCTCTTTGGCCAACCCTGGCCTGAGTGAGAGCCTGACCACCAGCAACCCCCGGCCCTCCAATGGTGACTCACCTTCCCATCCCTACCAACGAACCTTCTCCTCCCACTTTCATCATTTTGTGGAGCAGTGCCTTCAGCGCAACCCGGATGAAAG GCCAAGTGCCAGCGCCCTCCTGAGCCACTCCTTCTTCAAGCAG ATCAAGCGACGTGCCTCAGAGGCTTTGCCTGAATTACTTCGTCCTGTCACTCCCATCACCAATTTTGAGGGCAGCCAGTCTCAAGATCATAGTGGAATTTTTGGCCTGGTGACAAACCTGGAAGAGCTGGAGGTGGACGACTGGGAATTCTGA
- the Strada gene encoding STE20-related kinase adapter protein alpha isoform X4, whose protein sequence is MSFLTNEASSESIASFSKQEIMSSFLPEGGCYELLTIIGKGFEDLMTVNMARYKPTGEYVTVRRINLEACSNEMVTFLQGELHVSKLFNHPNIVPYRATFIADNELWVVTSFMAYGSAKDLIGTHFMDGMNELAIAYILQGVLKALDYIHHMGYVHRSVKASHILISVDGKVYLSGLRSNLSMISHGQRQRVVHDFPKYSIKVLPWLSPEVLQQNLQGYDAKSDIYSVGITACELANGHVPFKDMPATQMLLEKLNGTVPCLLDTSTIPAEELNMSPSRSLANPGLSESLTTSNPRPSNGDSPSHPYQRTFSSHFHHFVEQCLQRNPDERPSASALLSHSFFKQIKRRASEALPELLRPVTPITNFEGSQSQDHSGIFGLVTNLEELEVDDWEF, encoded by the exons ATGTCTTTTCTT accAATGAGGCAAGCTCAGAGTCGATAGCATCCTTCTCTAAACAAGAGATCATGAGTAGTTTCCTGCCAGAGGGAGGATGTTATGAGCTGCTTACTATTATAG GCAAAGGATTTGAGGACCTGATGACAGTGAATATGGCAAGATACAAACCAACAGGAGAATATGTGACAGTACGAAGGATTAACCTAGAAGCTTGTTCCAATGAGATGGTGACATTTTTGCag GGGGAGCTTCATGTCTCTAAACTCTTCAACCATCCCAATATCGTGCCATATCGAGCTACCTTTATTGCAGACAATGAGCTGTGGGTTGTCACATCATTCATGGCATATG GTTCTGCAAAGGATCTCATCGGCACACACTTCATGGATGGCATGAATGAACTGGCAATTGCTTATATCCTGCAGGGGGTGCTAAAGGCCCTGGACTATATCCACCATATGGGCTATGTGCACAG GAGCGTTAAAGCCAGCCACATTCTGATCTCTGTGGACGGGAAGGTCTACTTGTCTGGTTTACGCAGCAACCTCAGCATGATCAGCCATGGGCAGCGGCAGCGTGTGGTTCATGATTTTCCCAAGTACAGTATCAAGGTCCTCCCTTGGCTCAGCCCAGAAGTCCTTCAGCAG aATCTTCAGGGTTACGATGCCAAGTCTGATATCTACAGTGTGGGAATCACTGCCTGTGAACTGGCCAATGGCCATGTCCCCTTTAAGGATATGCCTGCCACTCAG ATGCTGCTGGAGAAGCTGAATGGCACAGTACCCTGCCTGTTGGACACCAGTACCATCCCTGCTGAGGAATTGAACATGAGCCCTTCACGCTCTTTGGCCAACCCTGGCCTGAGTGAGAGCCTGACCACCAGCAACCCCCGGCCCTCCAATGGTGACTCACCTTCCCATCCCTACCAACGAACCTTCTCCTCCCACTTTCATCATTTTGTGGAGCAGTGCCTTCAGCGCAACCCGGATGAAAG GCCAAGTGCCAGCGCCCTCCTGAGCCACTCCTTCTTCAAGCAG ATCAAGCGACGTGCCTCAGAGGCTTTGCCTGAATTACTTCGTCCTGTCACTCCCATCACCAATTTTGAGGGCAGCCAGTCTCAAGATCATAGTGGAATTTTTGGCCTGGTGACAAACCTGGAAGAGCTGGAGGTGGACGACTGGGAATTCTGA
- the Strada gene encoding STE20-related kinase adapter protein alpha isoform X5 → MSSFLPEGGCYELLTIIGKGFEDLMTVNMARYKPTGEYVTVRRINLEACSNEMVTFLQGELHVSKLFNHPNIVPYRATFIADNELWVVTSFMAYGSAKDLIGTHFMDGMNELAIAYILQGVLKALDYIHHMGYVHRSVKASHILISVDGKVYLSGLRSNLSMISHGQRQRVVHDFPKYSIKVLPWLSPEVLQQNLQGYDAKSDIYSVGITACELANGHVPFKDMPATQMLLEKLNGTVPCLLDTSTIPAEELNMSPSRSLANPGLSESLTTSNPRPSNGDSPSHPYQRTFSSHFHHFVEQCLQRNPDERPSASALLSHSFFKQIKRRASEALPELLRPVTPITNFEGSQSQDHSGIFGLVTNLEELEVDDWEF, encoded by the exons ATGAGTAGTTTCCTGCCAGAGGGAGGATGTTATGAGCTGCTTACTATTATAG GCAAAGGATTTGAGGACCTGATGACAGTGAATATGGCAAGATACAAACCAACAGGAGAATATGTGACAGTACGAAGGATTAACCTAGAAGCTTGTTCCAATGAGATGGTGACATTTTTGCag GGGGAGCTTCATGTCTCTAAACTCTTCAACCATCCCAATATCGTGCCATATCGAGCTACCTTTATTGCAGACAATGAGCTGTGGGTTGTCACATCATTCATGGCATATG GTTCTGCAAAGGATCTCATCGGCACACACTTCATGGATGGCATGAATGAACTGGCAATTGCTTATATCCTGCAGGGGGTGCTAAAGGCCCTGGACTATATCCACCATATGGGCTATGTGCACAG GAGCGTTAAAGCCAGCCACATTCTGATCTCTGTGGACGGGAAGGTCTACTTGTCTGGTTTACGCAGCAACCTCAGCATGATCAGCCATGGGCAGCGGCAGCGTGTGGTTCATGATTTTCCCAAGTACAGTATCAAGGTCCTCCCTTGGCTCAGCCCAGAAGTCCTTCAGCAG aATCTTCAGGGTTACGATGCCAAGTCTGATATCTACAGTGTGGGAATCACTGCCTGTGAACTGGCCAATGGCCATGTCCCCTTTAAGGATATGCCTGCCACTCAG ATGCTGCTGGAGAAGCTGAATGGCACAGTACCCTGCCTGTTGGACACCAGTACCATCCCTGCTGAGGAATTGAACATGAGCCCTTCACGCTCTTTGGCCAACCCTGGCCTGAGTGAGAGCCTGACCACCAGCAACCCCCGGCCCTCCAATGGTGACTCACCTTCCCATCCCTACCAACGAACCTTCTCCTCCCACTTTCATCATTTTGTGGAGCAGTGCCTTCAGCGCAACCCGGATGAAAG GCCAAGTGCCAGCGCCCTCCTGAGCCACTCCTTCTTCAAGCAG ATCAAGCGACGTGCCTCAGAGGCTTTGCCTGAATTACTTCGTCCTGTCACTCCCATCACCAATTTTGAGGGCAGCCAGTCTCAAGATCATAGTGGAATTTTTGGCCTGGTGACAAACCTGGAAGAGCTGGAGGTGGACGACTGGGAATTCTGA
- the Strada gene encoding STE20-related kinase adapter protein alpha isoform X2, with product MSFLRWVSEKFIVEGLRDLELFGEQPPGDTRRKTNEASSESIASFSKQEIMSSFLPEGGCYELLTIIGKGFEDLMTVNMARYKPTGEYVTVRRINLEACSNEMVTFLQGELHVSKLFNHPNIVPYRATFIADNELWVVTSFMAYGSAKDLIGTHFMDGMNELAIAYILQGVLKALDYIHHMGYVHRSVKASHILISVDGKVYLSGLRSNLSMISHGQRQRVVHDFPKYSIKVLPWLSPEVLQQNLQGYDAKSDIYSVGITACELANGHVPFKDMPATQMLLEKLNGTVPCLLDTSTIPAEELNMSPSRSLANPGLSESLTTSNPRPSNGDSPSHPYQRTFSSHFHHFVEQCLQRNPDERPSASALLSHSFFKQIKRRASEALPELLRPVTPITNFEGSQSQDHSGIFGLVTNLEELEVDDWEF from the exons ATGTCTTTTCTT CGGTGGGTCTCGGAAAAGTTCATTGTTGAGGGCTTAAGAGATTTGGAACTATTTGGAG AGCAGCCTCCGGGTGACACTCGGAGAAAA accAATGAGGCAAGCTCAGAGTCGATAGCATCCTTCTCTAAACAAGAGATCATGAGTAGTTTCCTGCCAGAGGGAGGATGTTATGAGCTGCTTACTATTATAG GCAAAGGATTTGAGGACCTGATGACAGTGAATATGGCAAGATACAAACCAACAGGAGAATATGTGACAGTACGAAGGATTAACCTAGAAGCTTGTTCCAATGAGATGGTGACATTTTTGCag GGGGAGCTTCATGTCTCTAAACTCTTCAACCATCCCAATATCGTGCCATATCGAGCTACCTTTATTGCAGACAATGAGCTGTGGGTTGTCACATCATTCATGGCATATG GTTCTGCAAAGGATCTCATCGGCACACACTTCATGGATGGCATGAATGAACTGGCAATTGCTTATATCCTGCAGGGGGTGCTAAAGGCCCTGGACTATATCCACCATATGGGCTATGTGCACAG GAGCGTTAAAGCCAGCCACATTCTGATCTCTGTGGACGGGAAGGTCTACTTGTCTGGTTTACGCAGCAACCTCAGCATGATCAGCCATGGGCAGCGGCAGCGTGTGGTTCATGATTTTCCCAAGTACAGTATCAAGGTCCTCCCTTGGCTCAGCCCAGAAGTCCTTCAGCAG aATCTTCAGGGTTACGATGCCAAGTCTGATATCTACAGTGTGGGAATCACTGCCTGTGAACTGGCCAATGGCCATGTCCCCTTTAAGGATATGCCTGCCACTCAG ATGCTGCTGGAGAAGCTGAATGGCACAGTACCCTGCCTGTTGGACACCAGTACCATCCCTGCTGAGGAATTGAACATGAGCCCTTCACGCTCTTTGGCCAACCCTGGCCTGAGTGAGAGCCTGACCACCAGCAACCCCCGGCCCTCCAATGGTGACTCACCTTCCCATCCCTACCAACGAACCTTCTCCTCCCACTTTCATCATTTTGTGGAGCAGTGCCTTCAGCGCAACCCGGATGAAAG GCCAAGTGCCAGCGCCCTCCTGAGCCACTCCTTCTTCAAGCAG ATCAAGCGACGTGCCTCAGAGGCTTTGCCTGAATTACTTCGTCCTGTCACTCCCATCACCAATTTTGAGGGCAGCCAGTCTCAAGATCATAGTGGAATTTTTGGCCTGGTGACAAACCTGGAAGAGCTGGAGGTGGACGACTGGGAATTCTGA
- the Strada gene encoding STE20-related kinase adapter protein alpha isoform X3 — translation MSFLVSKPERIRTNEASSESIASFSKQEIMSSFLPEGGCYELLTIIGKGFEDLMTVNMARYKPTGEYVTVRRINLEACSNEMVTFLQGELHVSKLFNHPNIVPYRATFIADNELWVVTSFMAYGSAKDLIGTHFMDGMNELAIAYILQGVLKALDYIHHMGYVHRSVKASHILISVDGKVYLSGLRSNLSMISHGQRQRVVHDFPKYSIKVLPWLSPEVLQQNLQGYDAKSDIYSVGITACELANGHVPFKDMPATQMLLEKLNGTVPCLLDTSTIPAEELNMSPSRSLANPGLSESLTTSNPRPSNGDSPSHPYQRTFSSHFHHFVEQCLQRNPDERPSASALLSHSFFKQIKRRASEALPELLRPVTPITNFEGSQSQDHSGIFGLVTNLEELEVDDWEF, via the exons ATGTCTTTTCTTGTAAGTAAACCAGAGAGAATTAGG accAATGAGGCAAGCTCAGAGTCGATAGCATCCTTCTCTAAACAAGAGATCATGAGTAGTTTCCTGCCAGAGGGAGGATGTTATGAGCTGCTTACTATTATAG GCAAAGGATTTGAGGACCTGATGACAGTGAATATGGCAAGATACAAACCAACAGGAGAATATGTGACAGTACGAAGGATTAACCTAGAAGCTTGTTCCAATGAGATGGTGACATTTTTGCag GGGGAGCTTCATGTCTCTAAACTCTTCAACCATCCCAATATCGTGCCATATCGAGCTACCTTTATTGCAGACAATGAGCTGTGGGTTGTCACATCATTCATGGCATATG GTTCTGCAAAGGATCTCATCGGCACACACTTCATGGATGGCATGAATGAACTGGCAATTGCTTATATCCTGCAGGGGGTGCTAAAGGCCCTGGACTATATCCACCATATGGGCTATGTGCACAG GAGCGTTAAAGCCAGCCACATTCTGATCTCTGTGGACGGGAAGGTCTACTTGTCTGGTTTACGCAGCAACCTCAGCATGATCAGCCATGGGCAGCGGCAGCGTGTGGTTCATGATTTTCCCAAGTACAGTATCAAGGTCCTCCCTTGGCTCAGCCCAGAAGTCCTTCAGCAG aATCTTCAGGGTTACGATGCCAAGTCTGATATCTACAGTGTGGGAATCACTGCCTGTGAACTGGCCAATGGCCATGTCCCCTTTAAGGATATGCCTGCCACTCAG ATGCTGCTGGAGAAGCTGAATGGCACAGTACCCTGCCTGTTGGACACCAGTACCATCCCTGCTGAGGAATTGAACATGAGCCCTTCACGCTCTTTGGCCAACCCTGGCCTGAGTGAGAGCCTGACCACCAGCAACCCCCGGCCCTCCAATGGTGACTCACCTTCCCATCCCTACCAACGAACCTTCTCCTCCCACTTTCATCATTTTGTGGAGCAGTGCCTTCAGCGCAACCCGGATGAAAG GCCAAGTGCCAGCGCCCTCCTGAGCCACTCCTTCTTCAAGCAG ATCAAGCGACGTGCCTCAGAGGCTTTGCCTGAATTACTTCGTCCTGTCACTCCCATCACCAATTTTGAGGGCAGCCAGTCTCAAGATCATAGTGGAATTTTTGGCCTGGTGACAAACCTGGAAGAGCTGGAGGTGGACGACTGGGAATTCTGA
- the Strada gene encoding STE20-related kinase adapter protein alpha isoform X6 — translation MSFLVSKPERIRRWVSEKFIVEGLRDLELFGEQPPGDTRRKTNEASSESIASFSKQEIMSSFLPEGGCYELLTIIGKGFEDLMTVNMARYKPTGEYVTVRRINLEACSNEMVTFLQGELHVSKLFNHPNIVPYRATFIADNELWVVTSFMAYGSAKDLIGTHFMDGMNELAIAYILQGVLKALDYIHHMGYVHRSVKASHILISVDGKVYLSGLRSNLSMISHGQRQRVVHDFPKYSIKVLPWLSPEVLQQNLQGYDAKSDIYSVGITACELANGHVPFKDMPATQIICLWGRVYL, via the exons ATGTCTTTTCTTGTAAGTAAACCAGAGAGAATTAGG CGGTGGGTCTCGGAAAAGTTCATTGTTGAGGGCTTAAGAGATTTGGAACTATTTGGAG AGCAGCCTCCGGGTGACACTCGGAGAAAA accAATGAGGCAAGCTCAGAGTCGATAGCATCCTTCTCTAAACAAGAGATCATGAGTAGTTTCCTGCCAGAGGGAGGATGTTATGAGCTGCTTACTATTATAG GCAAAGGATTTGAGGACCTGATGACAGTGAATATGGCAAGATACAAACCAACAGGAGAATATGTGACAGTACGAAGGATTAACCTAGAAGCTTGTTCCAATGAGATGGTGACATTTTTGCag GGGGAGCTTCATGTCTCTAAACTCTTCAACCATCCCAATATCGTGCCATATCGAGCTACCTTTATTGCAGACAATGAGCTGTGGGTTGTCACATCATTCATGGCATATG GTTCTGCAAAGGATCTCATCGGCACACACTTCATGGATGGCATGAATGAACTGGCAATTGCTTATATCCTGCAGGGGGTGCTAAAGGCCCTGGACTATATCCACCATATGGGCTATGTGCACAG GAGCGTTAAAGCCAGCCACATTCTGATCTCTGTGGACGGGAAGGTCTACTTGTCTGGTTTACGCAGCAACCTCAGCATGATCAGCCATGGGCAGCGGCAGCGTGTGGTTCATGATTTTCCCAAGTACAGTATCAAGGTCCTCCCTTGGCTCAGCCCAGAAGTCCTTCAGCAG aATCTTCAGGGTTACGATGCCAAGTCTGATATCTACAGTGTGGGAATCACTGCCTGTGAACTGGCCAATGGCCATGTCCCCTTTAAGGATATGCCTGCCACTCAG ATCATTTGCTTATGGGGAAGAGTTTATTTATGA